In Limosilactobacillus sp. WILCCON 0051, a single window of DNA contains:
- a CDS encoding chloride channel protein: protein MKTTRIAGLSYSNLRQAGRAVLIGLAAGLVVSLFRWAIQNLLGMVIKAFAYFHGHPVWLLPWIGMSIFIALLLGNLVQKNPDIKGSGIPQVEGQLTGQFDEKWWPVLWRKFFGGIISIGSGLFLGREGPSIQLGAAVGQGIAEKNARTEIERRVGIASGAAAGLSAAFNAPIASTMFILEEVYHNFSPLVWLSVFISSLSANLVSMAFFGLEPDLNVPHEVLFPASQYWHLILLGILLGLLGRLYQVVILQLPKWMHQIKFLKPVCYPIIPFLLVIPIAWWWPVTLGGGNNLVVALPKMPAELKVMLGLLALRFVFSMISYATELPGGIFLPILTLGGIIGALYCVIMMHWGLIPARYLPNYVIYAMAGYFACISKAPFTAILLITEMVGTMTHLMPLAIVSIVAWLVVDLMGGTPVYAAMFANMMHKQPQKELLGLTQMTTPIFVGSRLDGCLIKDFDWPVGALITCIYRGENQLIPHGDTRLKAGDTLVVQLRGKNHIANQARINLAARQSAHD, encoded by the coding sequence GTGAAAACAACTAGAATTGCAGGACTCAGTTATTCAAATCTGCGCCAAGCAGGCCGCGCCGTTTTAATTGGCTTGGCGGCAGGCTTGGTTGTCAGTCTCTTTCGCTGGGCAATTCAAAATCTATTGGGTATGGTTATCAAAGCATTTGCCTATTTTCATGGGCATCCGGTCTGGCTGCTGCCTTGGATTGGCATGAGTATTTTTATTGCACTGCTTTTAGGCAACCTGGTTCAAAAAAATCCGGATATTAAAGGTTCAGGGATTCCGCAAGTTGAAGGTCAGCTGACGGGGCAGTTTGATGAAAAATGGTGGCCGGTTCTTTGGCGTAAATTCTTTGGCGGCATCATCAGCATCGGCTCGGGGCTGTTTTTAGGCCGTGAAGGACCCTCGATCCAGCTGGGAGCTGCGGTTGGTCAAGGGATTGCCGAAAAAAATGCCAGAACTGAAATTGAAAGACGAGTCGGCATTGCCAGCGGTGCGGCAGCCGGGCTTTCGGCAGCCTTTAACGCGCCAATTGCCAGCACGATGTTTATTTTAGAAGAGGTTTATCATAATTTCTCGCCGCTGGTCTGGCTGTCGGTATTTATCAGCTCACTGTCGGCTAATCTGGTTTCGATGGCGTTCTTTGGCCTGGAACCTGATCTGAACGTGCCGCATGAGGTGCTGTTTCCGGCTTCACAGTATTGGCATCTGATTTTGTTGGGGATTTTACTGGGCTTGCTGGGCAGACTGTATCAGGTCGTTATCTTACAGCTGCCTAAATGGATGCACCAGATAAAATTTCTCAAACCAGTCTGTTATCCAATCATCCCGTTTCTGCTGGTAATTCCAATCGCCTGGTGGTGGCCAGTAACGCTGGGTGGTGGCAATAATCTGGTCGTTGCGCTGCCTAAGATGCCGGCTGAGCTTAAGGTAATGCTGGGTTTATTGGCTTTGCGCTTTGTCTTTTCGATGATCAGCTATGCTACTGAGCTGCCAGGGGGGATCTTTTTACCGATTCTGACGTTAGGTGGCATTATTGGTGCTCTATATTGCGTAATCATGATGCATTGGGGATTGATTCCGGCCAGATATCTGCCCAACTATGTAATCTATGCCATGGCCGGCTACTTTGCCTGCATCAGCAAGGCGCCGTTTACTGCTATTCTTTTGATTACCGAAATGGTCGGCACGATGACGCATCTTATGCCACTGGCAATCGTCTCAATCGTGGCCTGGCTGGTCGTTGATCTGATGGGCGGCACGCCAGTATACGCGGCCATGTTTGCCAATATGATGCATAAACAGCCACAAAAAGAACTGCTGGGGCTGACACAGATGACCACGCCAATTTTTGTCGGCTCTAGGCTGGATGGCTGTCTGATCAAGGATTTTGATTGGCCGGTCGGTGCTCTGATCACCTGTATCTATCGTGGTGAAAATCAGCTGATTC
- the tpiA gene encoding triose-phosphate isomerase, translating into MRVPIIAGNWKMNKTVSESVEFVNYIKNELPDPSEREIVLAAPTLSLTSMVQAAKDTPLKIAAENCYCRIAGAYTGETSPRSLSLAGIHHVILGHSERRRLFNETDELINQKVQVALRNGLCPIVCCDDTMGRRIAGKKVRWVVSRILADLKGLSPADVTKVTMAFEPSWAIGTGQSADPEQAAEGCYLIRQTIRDMYGEDIGNAVRILYGGSVNETNIKALMAYDDIDGVLVGGASLDPDRFLKLVNS; encoded by the coding sequence ATGCGAGTACCAATCATCGCTGGCAATTGGAAGATGAACAAAACGGTTTCTGAATCAGTTGAGTTTGTCAACTATATTAAAAATGAATTGCCGGATCCCAGTGAACGAGAAATCGTCCTGGCTGCACCGACGCTTTCATTAACGTCGATGGTACAAGCCGCGAAAGATACGCCGTTAAAAATCGCTGCTGAAAACTGCTATTGCCGGATTGCAGGTGCGTACACCGGCGAAACCAGTCCGCGCTCATTGTCTCTGGCTGGCATTCATCATGTCATTCTGGGACATTCTGAACGGCGTCGTTTATTTAATGAAACTGATGAGCTGATCAATCAAAAAGTCCAGGTTGCCTTGCGCAATGGCTTGTGTCCGATCGTCTGCTGTGATGATACGATGGGACGACGAATTGCCGGTAAAAAGGTTCGTTGGGTAGTCAGCCGCATTCTGGCAGATCTAAAGGGACTGTCACCGGCTGACGTTACCAAGGTTACGATGGCTTTTGAGCCAAGCTGGGCAATCGGTACTGGCCAAAGTGCTGATCCTGAACAAGCTGCTGAGGGCTGTTATCTGATTCGCCAGACGATTCGCGATATGTATGGTGAAGACATTGGCAACGCTGTCCGAATTCTTTATGGTGGCAGCGTCAATGAAACCAATATCAAAGCCTTGATGGCCTATGATGATATCGATGGCGTTTTGGTTGGCGGTGCCAGCCTGGATCCTGATCGTTTCTTAAAGCTTGTAAACTCTTAA
- the eno gene encoding phosphopyruvate hydratase, giving the protein MSLITDIYAREVLDSRGNPTVEAEVYTEAGGVGRGIVPSGASTGEHEAVELRDGDKNRFGGKGVLKAVANVNNVIAKEIVGMEVTDQVAIDKAMIKLDGTPNKGKLGANAILAVSLAAARAAADELQVPLYNYLGGFNAHLLPTPMMNVINGGAHSDNKVDFQEFMIMPVGAPTVREAIRWGAETFHALKKELEAAGKVTSVGDEGGFAPDFANNEEPFQYLIKAIEDAGYKPGKDIAIACDVAASELWNDEDKKYKLRWSTGEEYTTEEWIEYLTGIIEKYPIVSVEDPIDENNWDDWVTITNKLGKKVQLVGDDFFVTNTDYLRKGIKMGAANSILIKLNQIGTLTETVEAIEMAKEAGYTAIVSHRSGETEDTTIADLVVATNAGQIKTGSMSRTDRLAKYNQLMRIEDNLGDVAQYKGIHSFYNLSEQARQDIENR; this is encoded by the coding sequence ATGTCACTCATTACTGATATTTATGCTCGTGAAGTCTTGGACTCACGTGGTAACCCAACTGTTGAAGCAGAAGTCTACACTGAAGCCGGTGGCGTTGGCCGCGGCATCGTGCCATCTGGTGCTTCTACTGGTGAACACGAAGCAGTTGAACTTCGCGATGGCGACAAGAACCGTTTCGGCGGCAAGGGTGTTTTGAAGGCCGTTGCCAACGTTAACAACGTAATCGCCAAGGAAATCGTTGGCATGGAAGTTACGGACCAAGTTGCCATCGACAAGGCTATGATCAAGCTTGACGGTACGCCTAACAAGGGCAAGCTGGGTGCTAATGCTATCCTGGCCGTTTCCTTGGCTGCTGCACGGGCTGCTGCTGATGAGCTGCAAGTGCCACTGTACAACTACCTTGGCGGTTTCAATGCTCATCTGCTGCCAACGCCAATGATGAACGTCATCAATGGTGGTGCCCACTCCGACAACAAGGTTGACTTCCAAGAATTCATGATCATGCCAGTTGGTGCACCAACTGTTCGTGAAGCAATTCGTTGGGGTGCCGAAACTTTCCACGCCCTGAAGAAGGAACTGGAAGCTGCTGGTAAGGTTACCTCAGTTGGTGACGAAGGTGGTTTTGCTCCTGACTTTGCCAACAACGAAGAACCATTCCAATACCTGATCAAGGCAATTGAAGACGCTGGCTACAAGCCAGGCAAGGACATTGCTATTGCCTGCGACGTTGCTGCTTCTGAACTTTGGAACGACGAAGACAAGAAGTACAAGCTGCGTTGGTCCACTGGTGAAGAATACACTACTGAAGAATGGATCGAATACTTGACGGGCATCATTGAAAAGTACCCAATCGTATCCGTAGAAGACCCAATCGACGAAAACAACTGGGATGACTGGGTAACGATTACCAACAAGCTGGGTAAGAAGGTTCAACTGGTTGGTGACGACTTCTTCGTTACGAACACTGACTACCTGCGCAAGGGTATCAAGATGGGTGCTGCCAACTCAATCCTGATCAAGTTGAACCAAATCGGTACCTTGACGGAAACGGTTGAAGCGATCGAAATGGCTAAGGAAGCTGGCTACACGGCAATCGTTTCCCACCGTTCTGGTGAAACCGAAGACACGACGATTGCTGACCTGGTTGTTGCTACTAACGCCGGCCAAATCAAGACTGGTTCCATGAGCCGGACTGACCGTCTTGCTAAGTACAACCAACTGATGCGGATCGAAGACAACCTGGGCGATGTTGCTCAATACAAGGGGATTCACTCCTTCTACAACCTGAGCGAACAAGCTCGTCAAGACATCGAAAACCGTTAA